A region of Etheostoma cragini isolate CJK2018 chromosome 2, CSU_Ecrag_1.0, whole genome shotgun sequence DNA encodes the following proteins:
- the mettl14 gene encoding N6-adenosine-methyltransferase non-catalytic subunit, translating into MNSRLQEIRERQKLRRQLLAQQLGAESADSIGAVLNSKDELKEIEETRESCRASFDSFVAPSKRKAQTEGEDTEEDVEEQKEEVEVQQPDESNPYEEVYKDSSTFLKGTQSLNPHNDYCQHFVDTGHRPQNFIRDVGLADRFEEYPKLRELIRLKDELISTTNTPPMYLQADPEHFDLQDLKCKFDVILLEPPLEEYYRESGISHTERFWTWDDIMKLEIEEISAPRSFVFLWCGSGEGLDLGRMCLRKWGFRRCEDICWIKTNKNNPGKTKALDPKAVFQRTKEHCLMGIKGTVRRSTDGDFIHANVDIDLIITEEPEMGNVEKPVEIFHIIEHFCLGRRRLHLFGRDSTIRPGWLTVGPTLTNSNLNPESYASHFVNSHLSGCTEDIERLRPKSPPAKLKSDRGGGAPRGGRGGPNAGRGGDRGRERNRPNFRGDRGGFRGRGGPHRGFPPR; encoded by the exons ATGAACAGCCGACTGCAAGAGATCCGTGAGCGACAAAAACTTAGGCGGCAGCTTTTAGCTCAACAG TTGGGAGCTGAAAGCGCGGACAGTATTGGAGCTGTCCTCAACAGTAAAGATGAACTAAAGGAGATAGAGGAGACAAGAGAATCATGCAG AGCTTCATTTGACAGTTTTGTAGCACCTTCCAAAAGAAAGgcacagacagagggagaggacacagaggaagaTGTGGAAGAACAAAAG gAAGAGGTCGAGGTGCAACAACCGGATGAAAGCAACCCATATGAGGAAGTGTACAAGGACTCAAGTACTTTCCTTAAG ggTACCCAGAGTTTGAACCCTCACAATGACTACTGTCAGCACTTTGTCGACACAGGCCACAGGCCACAGAACTTCATCAGAGATGTTG GCTTGGCTGACCGATTTGAAGAATACCCAAAGCTTCGAGAGCTGATCAGACTGAAAGACGAACTGATCTCCACCACCAACACCCCTCCCAT gtaccTCCAGGCTGATCCAGAGCACTTTGACCTGCAGGATTTGAAGTGCAAGTTTGATGTAATTCTTCTTGAGCCTCCCTTAGAGGAATACTACAGAGAGTCAGGCATCAGCCACACTGAACGCTTCTGGACATGGGATGAT ATCATGAAACTGGAAATTGAAGAAATATCAGCTCCACgttcctttgtttttctctggtgCGGCTCTGGTGAAGGCCTGGACTTGGGCAGAATG TGTTTGAGGAAGTGGGGCTTTAGGCGGTGTGAAGACATCTGTTGGATCAAGACCAACAAGAATAACCCAGGGAAGACCAAGGCACTGGACCCAAAAGCAGTATTTCAGAGGACCAAG GAACACTGCCTAATGGGAATCAAAGGAACAGTGCGTAGGAGTACTGACGGTGACTTCATCCATGCTAACGTGGACATTGACTTGATCATCACTGAGGAGCCTGAGATGGGAAATGTAGAGAAGCCTGTGGAGATCTTCCACATAATTGAGCATTTCTGTTTGGGCCGCAGGAGGTTGCACCTGTTTGGACGAGACTCGACCATCAGACCAG GCTGGCTGACTGTGGGTCCTACTTTGACAAATAGTAACTTAAACCCAGAGTCCTACGCCTCGCATTTTGTCAACTCCCACTTGTCTGGCTGCACCGAGGATATTGAGAGGCTGAGGCCTAAATCTCCACCTGCTAAGCTGAAGTCGGACCGTGGTGGCGGAGCACCCAGAGGGGGGCGTGGTGGGCCAAATGCAGGAAGAGGCGGGGACAGAGGCCGTGAACGAAACCGGCCAAATTTCCGTGGGGACAGGGGAGGCTTTAGGGGCAGGGGAGGGCCGCACAGGGGCTTTCCACCTCGCTAG
- the LOC117951636 gene encoding uncharacterized threonine-rich GPI-anchored glycoprotein PJ4664.02-like has product MKLHLAITPVNLTSTPLNLTSPTVSVTSPPVSLTSPLVNVTSPLVNVTSTPVNVTSSLVSVTSPPANVTSPPVTQLVNATSPPVNVTLPPINLTSAPVNVTSPPVTPPVNMTLTPVNVTLPSVNVTSPPVNVTSPQVNVTSPPVNITSTPVNVTSPPVNMTLPAVNVTSPTVNITSPPVNVTSTPITVTSPPVNVASTPVNVTSPPVNVTSPPVNVASTPVNVTLPPVNVTSPPVNVASTPVNVTLPPVNVTSPPVNVTSPPVNVTSPPITPPVNVTSTPVNVTSPPVNVTSPPVNVTSAPVNMASTPVNVTSPPVNVTSPPVNVASTPVNVTLPPVNGTSPPVNVTSPPVNVTSPPANVASTPVNVTFSPVNVTSPPVNVTSPPVTPVNITSHPVNVTSPPFIVISPPVNVTSTPAITSIATPTTTPSAVTIEPKIKLGFKLQQNFTAQLTDKSSTEFKQLRDTVTTALNSIYSKKYGPNFNQTVINSFSQGSVVVDAQLIFNNASSLPATSTVANVLVEAVSNSSNFSLPLDASSVVATVISTTSAPTLVMTSTSVNVTSPPVNVTSTPVNVTSSPVNVNSTPVNVTSTPVNVTSSPVNVTSPPVNVTSTPVNVTSAPVNVTSPPVNVTSLPVNVTSPPVNVTSPPVNVTSSPVNVTSLPVNVTSQPVNVTSPPVNVTSPPVNATSSPFNVTSPPVNVTSPPVNVTSSPVNVTSLPVNVTSAPVNVTSLPVNVTSSPVNVTSPLLNVTSPPVNVTSPPVNVTSPPVNVTSPPVNVTLTPVNVTSPPVNVTSPPVNVTSPPVNVTLPPVSVTSPPVNVTSTPVNVISPQVNVTSPPVNVTSPPFIVISPPVNVTSPPAITTIGTSTTTPSAVTTEPKIKLGFKLQQNFTLQLTDKSSIEFKQLRDTVTTALNAIYSKRFGPNFNQTVVNSFSQGSVVVDAQLIFNNASSIPATSTVANVLVEAVSNSSNFSLPLVASSVVATIISTTAAPTLVMTSTPVNVTSSPVNLTSPPVNVTSAPVNVTSPPVNVTSPPVNVTSTPVNVTLLPVNVTSPPVNVTSPPVSVTSPPVNVTSTPINVTSTPVNVTTPPVNVTSPPVNVTSPPVNVTSTPVNVTSTPVNVTSPPVSVTSRPVNVTSPPVNVTSPPVNVTSPPFNVTSTPVNVTSPPVNVTSSPINVTSLPVNVTSPPVSVTSPPVNVTSQPVNVTSRPVNVTSPPVNVTSPPVSVTSLPVNVTSPPVNVTSPPAITTIGTPTTTPSAVITTEAKINLGFKLRQNFTSQLTDKSSTEFKQLRDTVTTVLNAIYSKRFGPIFNQTVVNSFSQGSVVVDAQLIFNNASSLPATSTVANVLVEAVSNSSNFSLPLDASSVVATIISTTAAPTLVMTSTPVNVTSSPVNVTSTPVNVTSTPINVTSPPINVTSPPVNVTSSPVSVTSPPVNVTSLPVNGTSSPVNVTSPPINVTSSAASTAASSTTASTTVAPTSAPTVTAASTATSSSTAPPTAATETTTTASTNPPTSSEGTLGLKFSLNQTFTSDLSDSSSTAYKILAATVVKEVNKVATALFGSSYRRCIINSFTRGSVKVDMTLVYNDKASVPSASFATSQFSSQLTSSSTSLNVISNSVSAQSTTSSSPPLPTMGSLAVFLLTLLAVAQMLIDL; this is encoded by the exons atgaagcttcatttggccatca CGCCAGTCAACCTGACCTCAACGCCACTCAACCTGACCTCACCAACAGTCAGTGTGACCTCACCGCCAGTCAGCCTGACCTCTCCGCTAGTCAACGTGACCTCACCACTAGTCAATGTGACCTCAACACCAGTCAATGTGACCTCATCACTAGTCAGCGTGACTTCGCCACCAGCCAACGTGACCTCACCACCAGTCACACAACTAGTCAATGCGACTTCACCGCCAGTCAACGTGACTTTGCCGCCAATCAACCTGACCTCAGCACCAGTCAACGTGACCTCACCACCAGTCACACCACCAGTCAACATGACTTTAACGCCAGTCAACGTGACCTTACCGTCAGTCAATGTGACTTCACCACCAGTCAACGTGACCTCACCACAAGTGAATGTGACCTCACCGCCAGTCAACATAACTTCAACACCAGTCAACGTGACCTCACCACCAGTGAACATGACTTTACCGGCAGTCAACGTGACTTCCCCTACAGTGAATATCACCTCACCACCAGTCAACGTGACCTCAACACCAATCACTGTGACTTCACCACCAGTCAACGTGGCTTCAACGCCAGTCAACGTGACGTCACCTCCAGTCAACGTGACCTCACCGCCAGTCAACGTGGCTTCAACGCCAGTCAATGTGACCTTACCTCCAGTGAACGTGACCTCACCGCCAGTCAACGTGGCTTCAACGCCAGTCAACGTGACCTTACCTCCAGTGAATGTAACCTCACCGCCAGTCAACGTGACCTCACCTCCAGTCAACGTCACCTCACCACCAATCACACCACCAGTCAACGTGACTTCAACGCCAGTCAACGTGACCTCACCACCAGTCAACGTGACCTCACCACCAGTCAACGTGACTTCAGCGCCAGTCAACATGGCTTCAACGCCAGTCAACGTGACCTCGCCTCCAGTGAACGTGACCTCACCGCCAGTCAATGTTGCTTCAACGCCAGTCAACGTGACCTTACCTCCAGTGAATGGAACCTCACCGCCAGTGAATGTGACCTCACCACCTGTCAACGTGACCTCACCGCCAGCCAACGTGGCTTCAACGCCAGTCAACGTGACCTTTTCTCCAGTGAATGTAACCTCACCGCCAGTCAACGTGACTTCACCGCCAGTCACGCCAGTCAACATAACTTCACATCCAGTCAACGTGACCTCACCTCCATTCATCGTGATCTCACCACCAGTCAATGTGACCTCAACACCAGCAATCACAAGTATTGCCACTCCAACTACAACCCCATCAGCTGTCACAATAGAGCCAAAAATTAAGTTGGGATTTAAGTTACAGCAAAATTTTACAGCACAACTTACAGACAAATCCTCAACAGAGTTCAAGCAATTACGAGACACAGTAACCACAGCG CTCAACAGCATTTATTCAAAGAAATATGGACCTAACTTCAATCAAACGGTCATCAACAGCTTCAG TCAAGGTTCTGTCGTGGTTGATGCTCAGCTGATATTCAATAACGCCAGTTCACTACCAGCAACTAGTACTGTGGCAAATGTGCTGGTGGAGGCAGTGTCAAACAGTTCCAACTTCTCCCTTCCGTTGGATGCATCAAGCGTGGTTGCAACAG taataagTACCACATCTGCACCTACATTAGTCATGACATCAACATCAGTCAACGTAACCTCGCCACCAGTCAACGTGACTTCAACACCAGTCAACGTGACTTCATCACCAGTCAACGTGAATTCAACACCAGTCAACGTGACTTCAACACCAGTCAACGTGACATCATCACCAGTTAACGTGACCTCACCGCCAGTCAACGTGACTTCAACACCAGTAAACGTGACCTCAGCACCAGTCAACGTGACTTCACCGCCAGTCAACGTGACTTCACTGCCGGTCAATGTGACCTCACCTCCAGTGAACGTGACCTCACCGCCAGTCAACGTGACTTCATCGCCAGTCAACGTGACTTCACTGCCAGTCAACGTGACTTCACAGCCAGTCAACGTGACCTCACCTCCAGTCAACGTGACCTCACCACCAGTCAACGCGACTTCATCGCCATTCAACGTGACCTCACCTCCAGTGAACGTGACCTCACCACCAGTCAACGTGACTTCATCGCCAGTCAACGTGACTTCACTGCCAGTAAATGTGACCTCAGCACCAGTCAACGTGACTTCACTTCCAGTCAACGTGACCTCATCTCCAGTGAACGTGACCTCACCTCTACTTAACGTGACCTCACCACCAGTGAACGTGACCTCACCACCAGTCAACGTGACTTCACCTCCAGTGAACGTGACCTCACCGCCAGTCAACGTGACCTTAACGCCAGTCAATGTGACCTCACCACCAGTGAACGTGACCTCACCACCAGTGAACGTGACCTCACCACCAGTCAACGTGACCTTACCACCAGTTAGCGTGACTTCGCCTCCAGTCAACGTGACTTCAACGCCAGTCAACGTGATCTCACCTCAAGTGAACGTGACCTCACCGCCAGTCAACGTGACCTCACCTCCATTCATCGTGATCTCACCACCAGTCAATGTGACCTCACCACCAGCAATCACAACAATTGGCACTTCAACTACAACCCCATCAGCTGTCACAACAGAGCCAAAAATTAAGTTGGGATTTAAGTTACAGCAAAATTTTACACTACAACTTACAGACAAATCCTCAATAGAGTTCAAGCAATTACGAGACACAGTAACCACAGCG CTCAACGCCATTTATTCAAAAAGATTTGGACCTAACTTCAATCAAACTGTCGTCAACAGCTTCAG TCAAGGTTCTGTCGTGGTTGATGCTCAGCTGATATTCAATAACGCCAGTTCAATACCAGCAACTAGTACTGTGGCAAATGTGCTGGTGGAGGCAGTGTCAAACAGTTCCAACTTCTCCCTTCCGTTGGTAGCATCAAGCGTTGTTGCAACAA taataagtacaacagctgcacctacatTAGTCATGAC TTCAACACCAGTCAACGTGACTTCATCACCAGTCAACTTGACTTCACCGCCAGTCAACGTGACCTCAGCGCCAGTCAATGTGACCTCACCGCCAGTCAATGTGACCTCACCGCCAGTCAACGTGACTTCAACGCCAGTCAACGTGACTTTGCTGCCAGTCAACGTGACTTCCCCGCCAGTCAACGTAACTTCACCGCCTGTCAGCGTGACCTCACCACCAGTCAACGTGACTTCAACGCCAATCAACGTGACTTCAACGCCAGTCAACGTGACTACACCGCCAGTCAACGTGACTTCCCCACCAGTTAACGTGACTTCACCACCAGTCAACGTGACCTCTACTCCAGTGAACGTGACCTCTACTCCAGTGAACGTGACTTCACCGCCAGTCAGCGTGACTTCACGACCAGTCAACGTGACTTCACCGCCAGTCAACGTGACTTCACCGCCAGTCAACGTGACTTCACCGCCATTCAACGTGACCTCTACTCCAGTGAACGTGACCTCACCGCCGGTCAACGTGACTTCATCGCCAATCAACGTGACTTCACTGCCAGTCAACGTGACCTCACCACCAGTCAGCGTGACTTCACCACCAGTCAACGTGACTTCACAACCAGTCAACGTGACTTCACGGCCAGTCAACGTGACCTCACCTCCAGTGAACGTGACCTCACCGCCAGTCAGCGTGACTTCATTGCCAGTCAACGTGACTTCACCGCCAGTTAATGTGACCTCACCACCAGCAATCACAACTATTGGCACTCCAACTACAACCCCATCAGCTGTCATAACAACAGAGGCAAAAATTAATTTGGGATTTAAATTAAGGCAAAATTTTACATCACAACTTACAGACAAATCCTCAACAGAGTTCAAGCAATTACGAGACACAGTAACCACAGTG CTCAACGCCATTTATTCAAAAAGATTTGGACCTATCTTCAATCAAACTGTCGTCAACAGCTTCAG TCAAGGTTCTGTCGTGGTTGATGCTCAGCTGATATTCAATAACGCCAGTTCACTACCAGCAACTAGTACTGTGGCAAATGTGCTGGTGGAGGCAGTGTCAAACAGTTCCAACTTCTCCCTTCCGTTGGATGCATCAAGCGTGGTTGCAACAA taataagtacaacagctgcacctacatTAGTCATGAC TTCAACACCAGTCAACGTGACTTCATCACCAGTCAACGTGACTTCAACACCAGTCAACGTGACTTCCACACCAATCAATGTGACCTCACCACCAATCAACGTGACTTCACCACCGGTCAACGTGACCTCCTCCCCAGTCAGTGTGACCTCACCGCCAGTGAATGTGACCTCACTACCAGTCAACGGGACCTCATCACCAGTCAACGTGACTTCACCACCAATCAACGTGACCTCATCTGCTGCTTCAACTGCAGCTTCTAGCACTACAGCTTCCACAACAGTGGCTCCAACATCTGCTC CCACTGTTACAGCAGCTTCAACTGCAACTTCTAGTAGTACAGCTCCACCAACAGCAGCTACAGAAACCACCACCACTGCATCAACAAATCCTCCTACATCCAGTGAAGGAACCCTTGGGCTTAAGTTTAGTCTCAACCAAACATTTACATCAGATCTCTCAGACTCATCCTCCACAGCATATAAGATTTTGGCTGCAACAGTGGTCAAAGAG gtaaacAAAGTGGCTACAGCTCTCTTTGGATCATCTTACAGACGCTGCATCATTAATTCATTCAC GCGTGGATCAGTGAAAGTGGACATGACCCTCGTGTATAACGATAAAGCTTCAGTTCCTTCAGCAAGCTTTGCAACTTCACAATTCAGCAGTCAGCTTACGAGCAGCTCTACATCTCTGAACGTAATATCAAACAGCGTTTCTGCAC AGTCAACAACATCAAGCAGTCCTCCTCTGCCCACAATGGGCTCTTTGGCAGTCTTTTTGCTAACACTGCTGGCTGTGGCACAGATGCTAATTGACTTATAA